In Synechococcus sp. KORDI-100, a single window of DNA contains:
- a CDS encoding phosphoketolase, whose protein sequence is MTTAHQQQSFAAVQSPSDEELQNLDAYWRTANYLAVGMIYLQDNPLLKEPLRAEHIKPRLLGHWGSSPGQAFIWTHANRLINKYDLNMIYMSGPGHGAPGARGPVYIDGSYTDRYPDKSIDEEGLKKFFKMFSFPGHIGSHCTAEMPGSIHEGGELGYVLSHACGSILDNPELITIACVGDGEAETGPLATSWHINKFINPIRDGAVLPILHLNGYKIANPTILSRIDHEELESLFRGYGWTPIFVEGSDPMTMHREMSIALEQAVLDIRAQQEQARISGEAFRPRWPMIVLRSPKGWTGPQEVDGKKIENFWRSHQVPVADVQTNESHLRMLEEWMKSYRPWELFEDDGSVKQFIRDQSPRGDRRMGSNPNTNGGVLRKDLLFPAIENHAVPVDSPGTTEKENTYPLGEVIRDLIRDNPGGYRLFGPDETHSNRLQAVYEASKKVWMANFLPEDLNGSELSRDGSVIEMLSEHTLVGMMEGYLYTGRNGFFHTYEAFAHVVSSMYNQHCKWLEHCEEIPWRAPIGPWNILISSTVWRQDHNGFTHQDPGFMDLAGNKKGSITRVYLPADANSLLAVAEKALVETNVSNIIVSDKQKHLQYLDLEAARRHVAKGAGIWEWACNDDCGTELDEPDVVMASAGDIPTKETLAAIEILREQIPQLKVRYVNVVKLFALSPDSEHPHGLSDADFDSLFTPDKPVIFNFHGYPWLIHRLAYRRRCAHRLHVRGYKEHGNINTPLELAISNQIDRFNLVIDVIDRVDKLGSRAAHVKERMKDEIQKHRNYAYTVGMDSPEINNWRWRYGTGSGTC, encoded by the coding sequence ATGACGACCGCGCATCAACAGCAATCATTTGCTGCCGTTCAATCTCCTTCAGACGAGGAGTTGCAGAACCTCGACGCCTACTGGCGCACGGCCAACTACCTGGCCGTCGGCATGATTTATCTCCAGGACAACCCTCTGCTCAAGGAGCCCCTTCGTGCAGAACATATCAAGCCCCGCCTGCTGGGTCACTGGGGATCGAGTCCCGGCCAGGCCTTCATCTGGACCCATGCCAACCGCTTGATCAACAAATACGACCTGAACATGATCTACATGTCAGGTCCTGGTCACGGTGCCCCCGGGGCTCGAGGTCCCGTTTACATCGACGGCAGCTACACCGATCGTTATCCCGATAAATCAATCGACGAAGAAGGGCTGAAGAAGTTCTTCAAGATGTTCTCCTTCCCGGGGCACATCGGCAGCCACTGCACCGCCGAGATGCCGGGCTCCATTCATGAGGGTGGTGAGCTCGGTTACGTCCTCTCCCACGCCTGCGGGTCCATCCTCGACAACCCTGAGTTGATCACGATCGCCTGCGTTGGGGACGGTGAGGCGGAGACCGGACCGCTGGCCACCAGCTGGCACATCAACAAATTCATCAATCCGATCCGGGATGGTGCTGTTCTTCCGATCCTGCACCTGAACGGCTACAAGATTGCCAATCCCACGATCCTGAGCCGGATCGACCACGAAGAGCTCGAGAGCCTCTTCCGCGGGTATGGCTGGACACCGATCTTCGTTGAGGGCTCCGACCCGATGACGATGCACCGCGAGATGTCGATTGCTCTGGAACAAGCCGTTCTCGACATTCGTGCGCAGCAGGAGCAGGCCCGCATCAGCGGCGAAGCGTTCCGCCCCCGCTGGCCGATGATCGTGCTGAGGTCGCCCAAGGGTTGGACGGGCCCCCAGGAAGTTGACGGCAAGAAGATCGAGAACTTCTGGCGCTCCCACCAGGTTCCCGTCGCCGACGTTCAGACCAACGAGAGCCATCTGCGGATGCTCGAAGAGTGGATGAAGAGCTACCGGCCCTGGGAGCTGTTTGAAGACGATGGTTCCGTCAAACAGTTCATCCGCGATCAATCCCCCAGAGGAGATCGTCGTATGGGCAGCAATCCCAACACCAACGGCGGCGTTCTGCGCAAGGACCTGCTGTTCCCGGCGATCGAGAACCATGCCGTGCCCGTCGACTCTCCTGGCACCACGGAAAAGGAGAACACCTACCCCCTCGGGGAGGTGATTCGCGATCTGATTCGCGACAACCCCGGCGGTTATCGCCTGTTCGGTCCGGACGAAACCCACTCCAACCGTCTTCAGGCGGTCTACGAAGCTTCGAAGAAGGTCTGGATGGCCAACTTCCTGCCGGAAGACCTCAATGGAAGCGAGTTGTCACGGGATGGCTCGGTAATCGAGATGCTCTCCGAGCACACCCTCGTGGGGATGATGGAGGGCTACCTCTACACCGGTCGCAACGGCTTTTTCCACACCTATGAAGCCTTCGCCCACGTGGTCTCCTCGATGTACAACCAGCACTGCAAGTGGCTGGAGCACTGCGAGGAGATTCCCTGGCGTGCGCCGATCGGGCCCTGGAACATCCTGATCTCCTCCACCGTCTGGCGTCAGGATCACAACGGCTTCACCCACCAGGATCCTGGCTTCATGGATCTGGCCGGCAACAAGAAGGGGTCGATCACCCGCGTTTACCTCCCCGCCGATGCCAACAGTCTTCTGGCCGTCGCTGAGAAAGCGCTCGTTGAAACGAATGTCTCCAACATCATCGTTTCCGACAAGCAGAAGCATCTGCAGTATCTCGACCTCGAAGCGGCCCGTCGCCACGTGGCCAAAGGCGCAGGCATCTGGGAATGGGCCTGCAACGACGACTGCGGCACCGAGCTCGACGAACCCGATGTTGTGATGGCGTCCGCCGGTGACATTCCCACCAAGGAGACCCTCGCGGCGATCGAAATCCTGCGGGAACAGATTCCCCAGCTCAAGGTCCGCTACGTGAACGTGGTGAAACTGTTTGCGCTCTCACCCGACAGCGAGCATCCCCACGGCCTCAGCGATGCCGACTTCGACAGCCTCTTCACGCCGGACAAACCGGTGATCTTCAACTTCCACGGCTATCCCTGGCTGATTCACCGCCTGGCCTATCGCCGTCGTTGCGCCCACAGGCTGCACGTGCGGGGGTACAAGGAGCACGGCAACATCAACACCCCGCTTGAGCTTGCGATCAGCAACCAGATCGATCGCTTCAATCTGGTGATCGACGTGATCGACCGCGTCGACAAACTCGGCTCCCGTGCCGCCCACGTCAAGGAGCGCATGAAGGACGAAATCCAGAAGCATCGCAACTACGCCTACACCGTGGGAATGGATTCTCCCGAGATCAACAACTGGCGTTGGAGGTACGGCACCGGTTCGGGTACCTGCTGA
- a CDS encoding cation:proton antiporter encodes MLLPTLLSEISSHDLEVAETLIGVLRFILIFVGARTLAEILCRLELPTILGELLAGVIIGASGLHLLVPPETGVQLSAAFSDVVAGLAHIPADEIPELYEETFGALQSVSTLGLYSLLFLTGLESELEELMAVGVQAFTVAVVGVVLPFALGTLGLMAIFHVDAIPAIFAGASMTATSIGITASVFGELGYLRTREGQIVIGAAVLDDILGIVILAVVVSLAAGGTLEIAPIVQLVVAAVVFVVVALLLSQKAAPAFDWVIDQLKAPGAKLIGAYLLLALSCFAATAIGLEAALGAFAGGLIVSTSKHREEIQTAVTPIVALFATVFFVLVGAGMDLSVINPADPAARSALVIAGFLFVVAIIGKVAAGWAVFSDKPTNHLVVGLGMMPRGEVGLIFLGLGTASGLLNPGLEAAILLMVIGTTFLAPVLLRLVLKGKPPEKGDMVPDEFVADPTAGTSTI; translated from the coding sequence ATGCTGTTACCCACCCTGCTGAGCGAGATCAGCAGTCACGACCTGGAAGTGGCGGAGACTCTGATTGGTGTGCTCCGATTCATTCTGATTTTTGTCGGCGCCAGAACGCTGGCTGAAATTCTTTGTCGTCTCGAGTTACCCACAATTCTTGGCGAGCTGCTCGCTGGCGTCATCATCGGCGCTTCCGGCCTGCATCTGCTGGTGCCACCGGAGACCGGTGTTCAGCTCAGCGCCGCCTTTTCGGATGTTGTGGCCGGTCTGGCCCACATCCCCGCTGACGAGATTCCAGAGCTGTACGAAGAGACCTTCGGAGCTCTGCAATCCGTGTCCACCCTCGGCCTCTACTCGCTGTTGTTCCTGACGGGACTTGAAAGTGAGCTGGAGGAACTGATGGCCGTTGGTGTTCAGGCCTTTACCGTTGCCGTTGTTGGTGTTGTGCTCCCGTTCGCTCTCGGAACCTTGGGTCTGATGGCGATTTTCCATGTCGATGCGATCCCGGCCATCTTTGCAGGTGCATCGATGACAGCGACCAGCATCGGGATCACGGCCAGTGTCTTTGGGGAACTCGGTTATCTGCGGACCCGAGAGGGGCAGATCGTGATCGGCGCCGCCGTGCTCGATGACATCCTCGGCATCGTGATTCTGGCTGTGGTGGTCTCCCTGGCAGCCGGCGGAACCCTCGAGATCGCTCCCATCGTGCAGCTTGTGGTGGCTGCGGTTGTGTTCGTGGTTGTCGCCCTGCTGCTCAGTCAGAAAGCAGCGCCGGCGTTTGACTGGGTGATTGATCAGCTCAAGGCGCCTGGAGCCAAGCTGATCGGTGCCTATCTGTTGCTTGCTCTCAGCTGCTTCGCGGCAACCGCCATCGGACTTGAGGCGGCGCTGGGTGCGTTCGCAGGGGGCCTGATCGTCAGCACCTCTAAGCACCGCGAAGAGATTCAGACCGCCGTGACGCCGATCGTGGCGTTGTTCGCCACAGTCTTCTTTGTGTTGGTGGGTGCGGGCATGGACCTGTCGGTGATCAACCCGGCCGATCCCGCGGCTCGTTCGGCCCTGGTGATCGCTGGCTTCCTGTTTGTGGTAGCGATCATCGGCAAGGTTGCGGCCGGGTGGGCCGTGTTCAGCGACAAACCCACGAATCACCTGGTGGTGGGTCTGGGAATGATGCCCCGGGGCGAGGTCGGTCTGATCTTCCTGGGATTGGGCACAGCCTCGGGTCTGCTCAATCCCGGACTGGAAGCGGCCATCCTGCTGATGGTGATCGGAACCACCTTCCTGGCACCAGTGTTGCTTCGTCTCGTTCTGAAAGGCAAGCCGCCTGAAAAGGGCGACATGGTGCCCGATGAATTCGTGGCCGATCCCACGGCCGGAACCTCGACGATCTGA
- a CDS encoding alpha/beta fold hydrolase, translating into MSCLASPLPRRTVESFTWNYLDHPVHSVRQRPPQQLSDRDQPAVLLVHGFGASTDHWRHNIPALADRYEVHALDLLGFGRSAKPQGLPYGGGLWRDQLVAYVHDQIGRPTVIAGNSLGGFAALAAGAALQDTCAGVVLLNAAGPFSDEQQPPKGLAAIARQTIGSALLKSPVLQRLLFENLRRPATIRRTLNRVYVDRTNVDDFLVESIRRPSLDPGAFGVFRTVFDIPRGQPLDELFVELQAPLLLLWGIRDPWINAPGRRSSFQRHAPAATTEVVLEAGHCPHDEVPDQVNEALLHWLSELEVSQRTSCPEDHS; encoded by the coding sequence TTGAGCTGCCTAGCATCGCCGCTTCCGCGCCGGACTGTGGAGTCCTTCACCTGGAATTACCTCGACCATCCCGTCCACAGCGTGCGCCAGAGGCCTCCGCAGCAGCTGAGCGACAGGGATCAGCCGGCGGTGCTGCTGGTGCATGGATTCGGCGCCTCCACCGACCACTGGCGGCACAACATTCCGGCCTTGGCGGACCGTTATGAGGTTCACGCCCTGGACCTGCTGGGCTTTGGCCGCAGTGCCAAACCTCAGGGTCTTCCCTATGGAGGTGGCCTCTGGCGCGATCAGCTTGTGGCCTATGTCCATGACCAGATCGGTCGCCCCACGGTGATTGCTGGGAATTCCCTCGGCGGTTTTGCCGCATTGGCGGCCGGAGCCGCTCTTCAGGACACCTGTGCCGGCGTTGTACTGCTCAATGCGGCTGGTCCCTTCAGCGACGAGCAACAACCTCCCAAAGGTCTTGCTGCGATCGCCCGTCAAACGATTGGGAGCGCTCTCCTGAAGAGTCCGGTGCTGCAGAGGCTTCTGTTTGAAAATCTGCGCCGACCGGCCACGATCCGACGCACCCTCAACCGGGTGTATGTCGATCGCACGAACGTCGACGATTTTCTTGTGGAGTCGATCCGTCGACCATCCCTGGATCCGGGAGCGTTCGGCGTCTTTCGCACCGTGTTCGATATCCCACGGGGCCAACCGCTGGATGAGTTGTTCGTCGAACTTCAGGCCCCGCTGCTTCTGCTCTGGGGAATCCGTGATCCCTGGATCAATGCACCGGGGCGGAGATCCAGCTTCCAGCGCCATGCTCCCGCTGCTACCACCGAAGTGGTTCTGGAAGCGGGCCACTGCCCCCATGACGAAGTTCCCGATCAGGTGAACGAAGCGCTCCTGCATTGGCTGTCCGAGCTTGAGGTGAGCCAGCGCACAAGCTGTCCTGAAGACCACAGTTAG
- a CDS encoding galactose mutarotase has product MSMTLTQQTDPYLHWEFVHPASGDRLRIVPERGGLVTEWRCGDRDVLYFDAERYIDPTKSIRGGIPVLFPICGNVPGDVLPLNGVDYTLQQHGFARDLPWQLQLLEDQTGISLNLSDTETTRASYPFSFLIEMQVRPVAQALEIGISILNRSEQTMTFSFGLHPYFNVTDPAEVELEGLNERCFNHLEMADTDTASQLGRLSEGVDFLCRPAGPVTLIDRVDGAHVQLQHQPPMDLTVIWTDPPRRMVCVEPWTGPRQALISGDRRLEIQPGARSQLNCRYAVS; this is encoded by the coding sequence ATGTCGATGACACTGACCCAGCAAACCGACCCATACCTGCACTGGGAATTCGTCCATCCCGCCAGCGGAGATCGGCTGCGCATTGTTCCGGAGCGCGGTGGCCTCGTCACCGAATGGCGTTGCGGTGATCGTGACGTTCTTTACTTCGATGCAGAGCGCTACATCGACCCGACCAAAAGCATTCGTGGCGGCATTCCCGTGCTGTTTCCGATCTGTGGAAACGTGCCCGGTGATGTCCTGCCGCTGAATGGGGTCGATTACACCCTGCAGCAGCATGGCTTCGCCCGTGATCTTCCCTGGCAGCTGCAGCTGCTGGAGGATCAGACGGGCATCAGCCTCAACCTCAGCGATACGGAGACGACCCGTGCCTCCTACCCCTTCTCCTTTCTGATCGAGATGCAGGTTCGCCCTGTGGCCCAGGCCCTCGAGATCGGCATCTCGATCCTCAATCGCAGTGAGCAGACGATGACGTTCAGCTTCGGCTTACACCCCTATTTCAACGTAACCGATCCGGCTGAGGTTGAGCTGGAAGGCCTGAATGAGCGTTGCTTCAACCATCTCGAGATGGCCGACACCGACACCGCATCCCAGCTGGGTCGGCTTTCGGAGGGGGTGGATTTCCTCTGTCGTCCCGCCGGTCCGGTGACGCTGATCGATCGGGTCGATGGAGCCCATGTGCAGCTGCAGCATCAGCCCCCCATGGATCTCACGGTGATCTGGACGGACCCTCCCCGGAGGATGGTCTGCGTGGAGCCCTGGACCGGTCCTCGCCAGGCTCTGATCTCCGGTGATCGAAGGCTGGAGATCCAGCCAGGTGCTCGCAGTCAACTCAACTGCCGGTACGCCGTCTCTTGA
- a CDS encoding FAD-binding oxidoreductase — protein MDHSPASRKALIDLVRQWHHDATPWVPSGMGSRLHWGPAIEGHPEVLSCRALQGVIDHAVDDLTITVEAGLSLADLQSLLARQGQWLPVDWPRGTDPDQPESAGSIGGLVARGLAGGLRQQHLGIRDQIIGIGLLRTDGTSAKAGGRVVKNVAGYDLMRLLCGSWGSLALITDLTLKVQPIRPAHGALHLRGSLDDLERFRAGVLRSTFTPERCDWWNETDQSWTLRLLVSSVSDQAVADQLSRLASLAEQHRLSAEQHDRGEPLNSGRQADAMHWLVRVVLPPASLSTLLISPDCAQLQGWQWDLAAGAGCGDGWQPQPTSATSATSATTGEAVMQLRRRVEELGGRLSVLQQPFGSEARIPAWLNAPARMVIEAVKQQFDPKRQLSIGRLPGVAG, from the coding sequence GTGGATCATTCCCCTGCCTCACGCAAGGCCCTGATCGATCTGGTGCGCCAGTGGCATCACGACGCAACACCCTGGGTTCCCAGCGGAATGGGGAGTCGCCTGCACTGGGGTCCAGCGATCGAAGGACACCCCGAAGTCCTCAGCTGCCGGGCTCTTCAGGGGGTGATCGACCATGCCGTCGATGACCTGACGATCACCGTTGAAGCAGGGCTCTCACTGGCAGACCTGCAATCTCTCCTGGCCCGGCAAGGGCAGTGGCTTCCGGTCGACTGGCCGCGCGGGACGGATCCTGATCAACCCGAGAGCGCCGGCAGCATCGGCGGCCTGGTGGCTCGTGGTCTGGCGGGCGGGCTGCGTCAACAACACCTCGGCATCCGCGATCAGATCATCGGCATCGGTCTGCTGCGAACGGACGGAACCAGCGCCAAGGCAGGAGGACGGGTTGTCAAGAACGTGGCGGGGTACGACCTGATGCGACTGCTCTGCGGCAGCTGGGGCAGCCTTGCCCTGATCACCGATCTCACCCTCAAGGTTCAACCGATCCGGCCGGCCCACGGCGCGCTGCACCTGCGGGGCTCCCTCGACGATCTGGAACGCTTTCGCGCCGGTGTGCTGCGCTCCACCTTCACACCAGAACGCTGCGACTGGTGGAATGAAACAGACCAATCCTGGACGCTCAGGTTGCTGGTCAGCAGCGTGTCCGATCAGGCGGTGGCAGACCAGCTGAGCCGCCTCGCATCTCTCGCTGAGCAACACCGACTGAGCGCGGAGCAACACGACCGGGGTGAACCGCTCAACAGTGGGCGCCAGGCAGATGCGATGCACTGGCTCGTGCGTGTGGTCTTGCCGCCGGCATCCCTGTCGACCCTGCTGATCAGCCCGGACTGCGCACAACTGCAGGGCTGGCAATGGGATCTGGCGGCAGGGGCCGGATGCGGGGATGGCTGGCAACCTCAGCCCACGTCCGCCACGTCAGCCACGTCAGCCACGACCGGCGAGGCGGTGATGCAGCTGCGTCGCCGGGTCGAGGAGCTTGGAGGGCGCCTCAGCGTGCTGCAACAACCGTTCGGATCCGAAGCGCGCATTCCCGCCTGGCTGAATGCACCGGCGCGAATGGTGATTGAAGCTGTGAAGCAACAGTTCGATCCAAAGCGGCAGCTCAGCATCGGACGCCTGCCGGGAGTCGCTGGATGA
- a CDS encoding four-carbon acid sugar kinase family protein, giving the protein MKVVAIDDDPTGSQTVHGCPLLLRWDVPTLRRGLRHPSPLLFLLADTRALTPESAAQRNREIASNLDQALGAEGLRRHDLLLVSRGDSTLRGHGVLEPAVLEQAFGPFDATFHVPAFLEGGRTTLNGVHRLHGQPVHTTAFARDRLFGYSSSDLAIWLEQKSGGEIQAAEVDLIHGRDLDQACADDQSALIARLQQLQGNRPVVVDAERMEQLQAFAAAVWAVRHRKRFLFRAAASLVKALADPGPQRLDASELARLRRCDAAGQGLPGLVMVGSHVPLADQQLERLLGESTCSAIELPVRRIARVLEGPTAELLLSDLETIWRTELQDVLTLGRTPVLFSSRGELTFASERESRRFSQEMARLMARLAAALAPELGYLISKGGITTQTLLTHGLRLEAVQLEGQLLPGLSLVRPLEGVFSGLPILTFPGNLGEAGTLRDAWQRMQAG; this is encoded by the coding sequence ATGAAGGTCGTTGCGATCGATGATGACCCCACCGGCTCGCAGACGGTTCATGGCTGTCCGTTGCTGTTGCGTTGGGATGTGCCAACCCTGAGACGGGGATTGCGGCATCCATCCCCGTTGCTGTTTCTGCTGGCCGATACCCGTGCGCTGACGCCGGAATCGGCTGCCCAGCGCAATCGCGAGATCGCCTCGAATCTGGATCAGGCGCTTGGGGCGGAAGGCCTGCGGCGGCATGATCTGCTGCTTGTCAGCCGAGGGGACTCCACCCTGCGGGGCCATGGGGTGCTGGAGCCTGCTGTGCTGGAGCAGGCCTTCGGTCCCTTTGATGCCACGTTCCATGTTCCTGCCTTCCTCGAAGGAGGGCGAACCACCCTCAATGGTGTCCATCGATTGCATGGCCAACCGGTCCACACCACGGCCTTTGCGCGGGATCGGCTGTTCGGTTATTCGAGCAGTGATCTGGCGATCTGGCTGGAGCAGAAGAGTGGCGGTGAGATCCAGGCAGCTGAGGTGGATCTCATTCACGGCCGCGACCTCGACCAGGCCTGCGCCGATGATCAGTCGGCCCTGATCGCTCGGCTGCAGCAGCTGCAGGGCAATCGTCCCGTTGTTGTTGACGCTGAGCGCATGGAGCAGCTCCAGGCGTTTGCGGCTGCGGTATGGGCCGTGCGCCATCGGAAACGCTTTCTCTTCCGAGCGGCGGCCAGCCTTGTGAAGGCTCTGGCGGATCCCGGTCCACAGCGGCTTGACGCCTCCGAGCTTGCCCGGCTGCGGCGATGTGACGCTGCCGGGCAGGGACTCCCTGGCCTGGTGATGGTGGGATCCCATGTGCCGCTGGCCGATCAGCAGCTGGAGCGCCTGCTGGGGGAGTCGACCTGCTCGGCCATCGAACTGCCGGTCAGGCGCATCGCCAGGGTTCTTGAGGGTCCGACAGCGGAGTTGCTCCTCTCCGACCTTGAAACCATCTGGCGGACTGAGTTGCAGGATGTGCTGACGCTGGGGAGGACACCGGTTCTGTTCAGCAGCCGCGGTGAGCTCACCTTTGCCTCCGAGCGGGAGAGTCGTCGTTTTTCGCAGGAGATGGCACGGCTGATGGCACGCCTGGCGGCTGCTCTGGCGCCGGAGCTCGGTTACCTGATCAGCAAGGGCGGCATCACAACGCAGACGCTCCTCACCCATGGCCTCAGGTTGGAGGCCGTGCAGCTGGAAGGTCAGCTCCTCCCGGGGCTCTCACTGGTGAGGCCTTTGGAGGGGGTGTTCAGTGGGCTGCCGATCCTCACCTTCCCCGGCAACCTCGGAGAGGCTGGGACCCTGCGGGATGCCTGGCAGCGGATGCAGGCCGGCTGA
- a CDS encoding (Fe-S)-binding protein → MAPPTELPGLPPGAADPCVHCGFCLPTCASYRVLASEMDSPRGRIHALRAIEAGELELDATVASHFDTCLGCFACVTACPSGVRYDQLIEHTRPKLINAGQRSAWQNSFRRLLLQVLPYPGRLRALLQPLRAYAGTPLQALARRTGLTRLFGPEIEAMERLLPPLAAEAFSDQLPQINPATGESRGRVALLLGCVQRCFDPDVSTATVKVLQANGFEVVIPPDQGCCGAVSHHQGELELTRQLAADLVGSMNGIEGPLDAVLVAASGCGHTMKAYDELLNTTVRFRAPVLDVQEFLAERGLSMAFRARLQPLATVVAMHDACHMIHGQGIQAQPRQLLRAIPGLQLREASEAGVCCGSAGIYNLVQYEEAAELGRIKADDLSNTGAELVASANIGCTLQLRRHLDGRASVHHPMELLAASAGLHPLPGIPQGPSLSEVAGEGEDRQPTEHPLQRPHQ, encoded by the coding sequence ATGGCCCCACCGACCGAGTTGCCCGGCCTTCCACCGGGTGCAGCTGATCCCTGCGTGCACTGCGGTTTCTGCCTGCCCACCTGCGCCAGCTATCGCGTGCTGGCCAGTGAGATGGACTCTCCCCGCGGCCGCATCCATGCGCTGCGGGCGATCGAAGCCGGTGAGCTGGAACTGGATGCGACAGTCGCCAGCCATTTCGACACCTGCCTTGGCTGCTTTGCCTGCGTGACGGCCTGCCCGTCGGGGGTTCGTTACGACCAGCTGATCGAACACACCCGTCCAAAACTGATCAATGCGGGGCAACGCAGCGCCTGGCAGAACAGCTTCCGACGGTTGCTGTTGCAGGTGCTCCCCTATCCCGGTCGCCTACGGGCCCTGCTGCAACCGTTGCGGGCCTATGCCGGCACTCCGCTCCAGGCCCTGGCCCGCCGGACGGGTCTCACCCGTTTGTTCGGTCCCGAAATCGAAGCGATGGAGCGGTTGCTGCCGCCCCTGGCAGCGGAGGCCTTTAGCGATCAACTGCCGCAGATCAACCCCGCCACCGGCGAATCCCGCGGCCGCGTGGCGCTGCTGCTCGGATGCGTGCAGCGCTGCTTCGACCCGGATGTGAGCACCGCAACGGTGAAGGTGCTGCAGGCCAATGGCTTTGAGGTTGTGATCCCGCCGGATCAGGGCTGTTGCGGTGCGGTGAGCCATCACCAGGGGGAACTCGAACTCACCCGCCAGCTGGCGGCAGATCTCGTAGGCAGCATGAACGGCATTGAAGGCCCCCTGGACGCAGTGTTGGTGGCTGCCTCAGGGTGCGGCCACACGATGAAGGCCTACGACGAGCTGCTGAACACAACCGTCCGCTTCCGTGCGCCGGTGCTGGATGTGCAGGAATTTCTGGCTGAGCGTGGCCTGAGCATGGCGTTCCGGGCCCGGTTGCAACCGCTGGCAACCGTTGTGGCGATGCACGATGCCTGTCACATGATTCACGGGCAGGGCATTCAGGCCCAGCCACGTCAGCTGCTTCGCGCCATCCCGGGGTTGCAGCTCAGGGAAGCCAGCGAAGCCGGCGTGTGCTGCGGCAGTGCCGGCATCTACAACCTCGTGCAGTACGAGGAAGCCGCTGAACTGGGCCGGATCAAGGCCGACGACCTCAGCAACACCGGTGCTGAGCTTGTGGCCAGCGCCAACATCGGTTGCACGCTGCAGCTGAGGCGTCACCTCGATGGCCGGGCCAGCGTGCATCACCCCATGGAACTGTTGGCCGCCTCAGCCGGCCTGCATCCGCTGCCAGGCATCCCGCAGGGTCCCAGCCTCTCCGAGGTTGCCGGGGAAGGTGAGGATCGGCAGCCCACTGAACACCCCCTCCAAAGGCCTCACCAGTGA